Part of the Harpia harpyja isolate bHarHar1 chromosome 16, bHarHar1 primary haplotype, whole genome shotgun sequence genome, GCTCAGAGTCTGGGGCAGCAACCCGTTCACCCTGACCCCTACTGATGGCACCACTGGGTCCTTGGGCCCCCCGCCGTgtggcgcgggcggggcgggggcgctgGAGAAAGGCTTTTATTCGTTCATACAAGAATAGATCTTCTGCAATAAATACCCCAATAAATAACATCTCCAATAAATAAACACGCATAGACGCACCGGGACAGCGGCCCTGGGGCCCCGCCTCCAGCCCCGCCCACCACAGCCCAGAGCTCCACCCTCCCGGGCCTGTGGGTTGCTAGGCAACCGCAGGAGAGGCGGGGCTTGGGCAACCGGGGGCGGAGCCTGTTGTAGGAAGGAGGCGGGGTTTGCTACACAGGCTGGTGAGCGGGGCTTATTGCCATCCGGGGAGGGGTGGAGCCTACTGCTCCTGGGGCGGGGCTTGCTGCTGGATAGGGCGGGGCTTATTCCTATGCTCTGGGGGATTGGTCCTTTCAGGGGTGGGCGGGGTTTGCACCCACTCTGGGGGCCTTGGGGGTGGGGCTTATTgctgccgtggggcagggggaggagactgctgccctccccagccccacaagtGTGGGGCCGGCCCCGAGGGGACGGGGCAGCCTGGTGGGGCGGGCACAGCGTGGCACAGGTGGGGACGTGGGGTGGCTTCGGTCACACTTTGGGGTCAGGAACCCCGTCCCTTAAGGCACGGCGAGGTGATGATGAGGATGCGGGGTGGTTTGGTGACACTTTGGGGTCAGGAGCCCCATCTCTCAAGGCACAGGGTGGTGACGGGGGGGACGTGGGGTGGCTTTGGTGGCACTTTGGGGTCAGGAGCCCCAGCCCTTAAGGCACAGCGAGGTGATGATGAGGATGCGGGGTGGCTTTGGTGGCACTTTGGGGCCAGCACCCCTGTCCCTTAAGGCACGGCGAGGTGATGATGAGGATGCAGGGTGGCTTTGGTGACACTTTGGGGTCAGGAGCCCCATCTCTCAAGGCACAGTGTGGTGACGGGGGGGGGCAGAACGTGGGGTGGCTTTGGTGGCACTTTGGGGTCAGGGCCCCCATCCTGCAAGGCACAGCAAGGTGGCGGTGGGGACGTGTGGTGGCCCGTCGGGGTGAGGACCCCCATCCCGacgaggcggggagggggggggggccatCAGAGGGGGGGGGTCTCAGAAGCCCCTCGCCTCCAGGCGCAGGGTGACCACGGCGGGCGGCACCTTCTTCTTGAGGCGGTTGAAGTCCTTGGCCGAGCGCCACAGCCAAGTCTGCAGCTCCTTCAGCAACCAGAAATCATCCATCTTCTTGAGGAAGTCATTGGAGGCGACGGGGGTaccggggggcgcggggggcccGGCGGGCAGCGGATAACCCAGGGAGGACATGACACCGGCGATGCTGAGCACCAAACCTTGCAAGCTGGAGCAAAAGTGGCCGAGGCGATGACGCAGCTCGGCGGTGCCCGCCTGCCCGTCCAGCGCCCGCAGGTAGCAGAGCAGCCGGCTGTAGGCACGGTAGTTGGCGGCCAGACGGGCGTTATCGGTCAACCCTCGCCACAGGTCCAAGTCCACCGTGGCGCTGGGCACCCGCTCGACGCGCGCCAGGCGCGGGGGGTTGAAGTCGGGCTCATTGAAGGGGGGGCCCAGGTAGTTCAGCTGCAAGGTAGCAGTGGGAGGGGGGGGCCGTCAGGCGTCGGGGGGGTGCCACGGGGGATGCGGAGTTTGGGGTCGGGGTAGGGACTGCCCGCCTCGGCCCCAGTCTCCGTGGACCCCCCGCCTGCCACGTCCCAAGTCCCCAAGCCCACCGTGTCCCCTGTCTCCATGTCCCCCTCTTCCCAGGTCTCTGTGCCCCCCTGCACACCGTGTCCCCTGTCTCCATGCCCCCCCACATCCCAGGTCTCAGCATCCCCCAGCCGGACATGCCCACCACGTCCCCTTCCCTTTCATGCCCCTGGTCTCCATGCCCACCATGTCCCCGGTCTCCATGTCCCCCAGCGGGACATGCCCACCGTGTCCCAGctctccccatctccctcccacCCATGTCCCCAGCCTCCacgtccctgtccccatcacaCCCCCAGTCTCCCCATCTCCGGTCATCGCGCCcacagctccaggcagcagacCTGGAGGCACCCActggtggggctgagccccccacccacccacccacccaaccctgcacccagccccacggcactgCCACCCTCGTCATCGCTCGGCACCCCACGTGCCGGCACCACGCAGCACCGGGGGCACGTCAGGGCAGAGACGGGGAACCTCCGCGTGAGCTGGTGCTGccggcaggcagggagaggcagatgcctgcacccctgcctgcaccctgggcCAAGGGCAGGGGCCCGGGAGCCGCCCTGCGCCGATGAGACATTTCCTTGGCCCCCGGCGTGGGGGGACCCACAGCCCCCCGGGGGAGGGTGGGCAGCACCGGCACCGTTGGCACCGGGCAAGGGCAGGTGAGTGCAAACACGTCACCCGCAACTGCAGGGCGCGCTACGGCACACGCGTGTCCGGGGAGTCACGGGTAGGGAGATTTGGCAAGGACGTGCCTTGCGTGCGCACGTGCACGTGTGCGCGCAGGCACGCATGCGTGCAACCGCACCGACGCGCAAGCACGCGTGCGTGTGCGGGCACGCCAATGCACGCTCACGAAGGTGTGCGGGCACGCCAACGCGCGCGCACACACGTATGTGCAGGCACACGTGCGCAGCCACCCCAGCGCACGCTCACGTGCACGCCGGCGCGCTCCCACACGTGTGCGCACCCTCACCCTGGTGCAGGCGGGGGGGTCCCCGGCGGGTGGCAGTGGGGTGGccattcccttcccctccccgtgGGGACGTCCACTGCCCCACATTGCCCCCCCAGTCCATGCCATGCCCGGTCCACGTCTGCCCTGTGCCACCATaccccggggggggacacacccccACACTGGTGGGGTGCATGGGGGGGACGCGGTGCCAAGGAACGGGTGGGCACAGGACCTTGGTGGGGTGTACCCGCTCCGGGGAGCCGGGACCAACTGGGGCATCTCCCAGGGGACACGGGCATGGGGAGGACAGACAGGGCAACCCCCCCATCTCCGtcccggtgcggggggggggggcaggcaggggtaCGGTGCGGGTGAGCTCCTACTCACGTAGGTGCCGGCGAGGGTGCGGAGCTGGTGCTCCAGATAGCGGGTCAGGTCGTAGGTCTTCTGGATGGACTGGCCGGCACCCAGCTCCTCCGTGCAGTTcagggcgggcagcgccggcagGTTGCAGAGCGCGgcgcacaggaaggtgaagatcCCCCAAGAGTCTCCTGTGGGGACACGGTGCCTCAGGGAGGGGGGACacaaaggggaagaggaggaggggggcacctcctcccacccctggGCCTGGGGTGACAGGCTGCGGgtaggacacccccccccccgctccggcaCGACGGGCCGTTCCGTCCTTCGGCTCAGACACGGCAGCGCTGAGCCCTCGGGGATCCCCCCGGTGCCGCCGCCAACGTCACCCTGCGGGGCGACTCACCTGcgagtggggaaactgaggcacgggaggGCTACGCGTAGCGGGTCGACGGGCGCCCGCGCGAGCAGCCTGGCACCTTCCCTGGCGCAGGGCGGCTCGGCATCCCGCCCTTGGCACGGCCGGGGCAGCGCCGTTAGCTCGGAGCGATGCTGCCGGCACAGCCGGTACAGCGGGGATCCCCGCCTTGCCGCGCTgaccccgccagcgccgccgaGCCCCGGCTCCCCTCCGCGCGCTCCCACCCGCGGGCTGCAGCAACAATCCTTTATATGGTCTGGAGCGAGCACGGCTCGCGGCGCTCCCGCCGGGACGGCACGGCCGGGTTATATTTGGGCACGGCGACTCACCCGCCATCAATGCCGGAGAGGGCCGAGCATcccgcggggctgccggcagcccctgccccggtgGGGACCCCCGGTGACCCCCATCGAGGGGGACGGGACCCTAAAGGGCGGCCGGGGCGTGGGGCGACCTTTGCCGGAAACCGCCAGCCGGGTCCCCGTCATCGCCCCTGACGTCAGGGCGGCCTTACGAGCTCCGGCCTCGTTAGCCGGCGGTTGTGCAAAGGTCACGGCCCGCGGCCAGGATGCTCCCGGCCAACTGGCACCTCTCGGCACGTCAGAGCCGGGCTTCCCGGCAACTCCTCCGCCGGGAGGACCCACCGCCGGCACGGCTCATCACCGCAGGGTTCGGCGGGGGTCCCGGCGTGGGCAGCCGCCGCGGCGGCCTCCCGGCGAGGCGAGGCCGGCGGGAGCCCCGCGGTGCCCTCGCGCGTCACCGCTCCCCGTCACGAGCCGCCGGGAGGCTTGGAAACCCGGGAGCGGCCAAGTGCCGGTGACGCACGAGGGTCCTCGGGGACACCCCGGCTCCGGCCGTGCCAACCCTGCCGCGGCGGGGACCCGGCTGTCCccgcgcccgccggcccccgccgcggggagACGCCTGGCTCCCAGCAAGCGTGCGGGCGTGCAACTCCCCTGCGGGCGTGCAACTCCCCTGCGGGCGTGCAACACGCTGCCCACACCTGCGGTGCACCCTGCGGGTGTGCAACAGGGTGCTCGCACCTGCGATGCACCCTGCGGGTGTGCAACACGCAGTGCAGTTGTGCAACGGTGCAGTTGTGCAGGGCATTACACAGGCGTGTGAAACACCACGCGTGTGTGTGACGGACCTTGCAGGCGTGTGACACCGTGCAGGTGTGCAATACAGTATGCGACATGCTATGCGTGTGTGTGACACACCGTGCATGTGTGTGATACGCTGCAGGCGTGCAACACGCCGTGCGGGTACGTGATACACCGTGTAGGTGTGCCGTACGCCGTGCGGGAGTGTCACGAACCACACAGGCGTGCGACACACCGTGCACGTGTGATGCACTGCAAAGGTGTGTGACACGCCACGCACGCATGACACACCGTATAAGCGTGCGACGCGCCGTGTGTGCATGACACACCATGCAAGCGTGGGACGTGCCGCGCACGCGTGACGCACCGTATAAGCGTGCGACACGCCATGCATACGTGTGATGCAGCATCCACGTGCGACGCACGGCGAAGGCGTGTGACGCACCGTGCCGGTGGGTGACACACGGCGCGTGCCAGCGCACGCACACCGCGGGCTTATCTCAGCCCTGCGCGGGCGCCCCGACACGCAGCCGTGCCCCGCGGTGGGCACGTGCAGCCGCTTGCCCGTGGCCGGGTCCCGGCGTGCCGGTGCGTCCTGGCGCGTGGAGCGTGCCGCTGTCTTGCCTTGCGTGCGTGCAAGCGTGCGTGGGACGAGCGGCGGACGGAGAGAGGGGGGGGCCACGCCGCGGTGACTCACCCACCCCCGGGTGTTTGCTTTGGCCGAGCCCCGGCACCGCTGGGCTGGCCGGACCCTCGCCCGCCGCCGGCTCGAGTTTCCAGCGCGGGATTTACACCAGCCCTGGCCCTGCCGCGGCCAAACCAAACACAGCCGGGAGAGCCGGGttggggggcgcggggggggacgacgaccggggctggcaggggagggaTAGGGATGGAGCCGCCGGCTGCTCCCGGGCAGGTGGCCGGGGCACGGGGAGGACGAGGATGAGGGAGGAAGGGGACGGAGAGGTGCCCGGTGGAGGTGGATGGCTGAGGGACAGGAGATGGCGGGATGCGCGGCAGTGGCACAACGGTGGCCGTGGCCCAGCGGCGGCGCAGAGACGGCCGTGGCACAGCAGCGCGGGCGGTACGGCGGTGACGGCGACGGCGGCACAGCGGCGGCGATGGCCCGGCCGTGCCGGGTGCCATGCGGAGCAGCCGTTCTCCCTCGCCCAGCCCGGTCACAGCGGCTCGGCTCCGGGTGGAAAATGTCTGGGCACCGGCACAGACAATGGCGGCCGAGGAGGGAGGCGCGGGGCCGGCACAGCTGGATCCCGGTGACGTCGGAGAGGAAGAGCCCGAGGGTTTCAAAACCGGCCCTGGAGCCCGGCCAGGATGCTCCCAGCCCACGTAAGCAGCTCACGGCGTGGCTGCCCGGGGTCACCCGCTGGGTCCcggggggcagctggggagccGGAGCGGCCGGGGGCATGAGACCGGGCACCCCCCCGGCTCCGTCGGGCAGCGCCGGCAGCACCCCGGGGTACCCACGCTACCGACGccgaggggccgcggcgggcggcgggacaCGCCGGTGGTGCCACGGGCATCCCTCGTGCACGCGGCGGCAGGGACGTTGCTCACCCGCCTTCGGCGGGATGCGCACGGAGTCACGTCGGCGGGACCCCCTGCCCTCCCGCGAGCCacccacctctccccccccccccaacggcggcgcgggcggccggCGTTGGCCAGACCTCCCGGCCAGCGGCCGAGGCGGGAGCGCAGCCACGGTGCCGGGTGAGCTGTTCCCCGGGCATGCTGTGGGCAGAGCCGCCGAGGTCAGGAGTGACCACAAACCACCCAAAGCCTCTTTCCCGAAACTCTCGTGCAAAGCggcacccggggcggggggggggggcagccgggaaGGGGGGACCCTCGTATCggagccccccccggggcagcggACGGAGCCgagccggccccgcggcccccgaCGCCGCGGCGGGAGCTGCCGTATCTGATGGGCCGGTATCCAGCGGCGAGCAGAGCCCCATTCCCACCCAGCGGCCCCATTCCCGGTGCTCGTGTGAGAGCCCAGCCCGGGAGGTCCCGCGGTGGCCAGGCATGAACGTGGCATCGGGGACAAAGTCGCCCTGTCTGCGGgcaaggcagggagcaggcaaCAGGCAGCGGCCACTGTCCTGGCCGGGCTGCCTGCAACTCCGACCGGCAGCATTTAACCCTTCCCCGCGCGCCGTCACGGGGCGGTTTCGCAGCCCAGCGTGGCAGCCGGCCTCTGCCCACCGCTTCTCCGTGGGTCTTGGAGTGGGTGATGCTCCAGGGCACAAGGACAGACACCTCTGTGTCCCCAGGCTGCTGGCATTTAACCCTGCCGTGGCCGGGGAGGTGACACCGGGGCGTCGGGCAGGCGCAGCGGCAGCCCTGGAGAGCCGGCACGGCGTAGACGTGAGGATGCTCGCGCTCTGCACGGGCCCTGCACCCGGACATCGGTGGCCACAGCGGTCCCCGAGCATTGACGGGGACGACACAAGCGTCCTCGCTGCCCAACAGCAGCCACCGCCACTGCAGCGGGGTCCCCATCCCATATCCCATGGGATACCACCTGCCCGCTCCCAGTCCACACCTCCATCCCACCCCTCTAGGAGCCACCAAACCCCatcagccctgcctgcagctcccggTGCCCACCGAGCCCCTCGTCCCCGCACGGCTCCCGGCGAGCGAAGCCGCCGTGCCGAGTGCGTGCGGGACCGGGGAACGGGTGGGTGTGCAGGGGAGGGGGACCGTggccccatgtccccccccctccccatcccggCCGTGCCTGCGCTCGCAGCGCTGAGTGTTTACATCCTGTCTCCTCCGTGTGTTTATAAATGCGGCCGCGCACGGGAGACTCCAGCGAGGCCGTAATTAGCTGGGCCTGGATTTCCCATCCGGCTCCAGCCAGCGGCACGATGGAAACACCCCCGCCGGCGAGGGGGGCGCAGGCCCCTAATCCCAACCAGACCCCACCGCCCCACACGCACAGCCAGCCCGGTGAGGCTGTTCCGGCACGGGCACGGCACCCACGAGCCACGCAAGGCTCCCCGGctgccttcccacccctcccGGCGCAGGTCGCGGAGCCGCGCAGCACCGCCGGACCCACGGGCTGCCCGCCGCCAGCCGTCCCGGCACCGTCCCAGGTGTTTCGCCGGCGGGACGGTGGAGCCAGGGCGAGCCCAGCACCAGAGCCAGGCTGGCCCCTCTCCGGTGGAGCAGGGGACCCCCCGGTGCCAGCCCATGTGCCACCGCAGAGCCCTCTCTGGCACatctccctctccatcccctggCACCTCGGGACCTGCCGCCATCGCTGGCATCTCCcgggcagcagccgccgccgTGCCACGGGGACGCTGCCTTGGCCGGGTTAGCGTGGGACCGGCAGCTCTGCACGGCCGTGCCCGCTCGGGACGGCCATGCCCCGATTCCCGAGCCGACCCCATGTCCCCCAGCACCCTGGCCAAGCCCGGGACACCTCCGTCACCCACGGGCCACGCACCACCTGGGGCCACGGCGCTGCCGGGCCGGCGGCTTGCCGGCACAAGCCGGGCCGGCTGCCGCCCAGATGTCCCGTCTGTGCCGGGACGAGCGCATCGCCGTGTGCCTGCCGGGGCGGTGGTGCTGGTGCTCGGCAGGCTGGCGAGGAACCACGGGTACCCTGTGCCGGGCAGCGGGGCGTCAGCCCCCACGGCACAGGGGAACGGGCACTGCctcgggggccgggggggtgatTTATGGAGCTCCGTGCCACTTAGCAGGGCATAAATctccccccagcccggccctgtAAGCAGAGCCCTCCGCATTTCCCTTCGGAGGCTGCTCGCGGGCTGCGCCTAATGCAGCCCAGATGTGCGCCGCCACCGTGCCCTCGCGCAGCCTGCTAAATAGGCGCGGGGACACCGGTGCTGCCGAGCGTCCCTGAGTCCTGCCGGGGCCAAAAAGCTGAGCCACCGCCAGCCAGGGATGCCCCAAAATGGGGAGCGGGGTCAGGGCGGCCAGCGGCGGCCGGGCTCTCGCCCCGCAGCTCCTGCCGCCGCGCCGGGCTCGGCGTCCTCTTCCCTGTCCGTCCCGGTGCCGGCTGCCTGCCGACCGCAGGCCCCGGTACCGGTTGTGCCACCGGCTCCCCGACCACGTCCACCGGCCCCAGCGGCGGgcgggaagggggagaggaaggagcgaGGGAAGGCGATGGAGCCGCTGGGGATCCCGGCCTCGCTTTTCCGGTTCCCCGGCGCTCGCCCCGCTTTGCCCGTCCTGCGTCACGGCCGGCACCGCCGGAGCTGGAGCCAAACCCGGCGCCGGCCTCgtgctgccccggccccggtcccacCGGGTGGGAGCCCGGGGAGCCTCGCGGCGCCCACACTTTGACCTTTTAAGGGTGTTTTCCAGCATTTTCCTCATCCTTTCCGGGCGAGGAGCCCCCGACCCCGGTGCGCCGCGGGGCCGGCCAGCCCCCCAACCGCCCCGGCTCTCCTGGGACCCCCGAGGCGGCCGCTCGGGCCAGGGGAACAAAGCCGTCCCACAGCTGCAGCCGCAGCTCCAGGGACGGTCCCCTCCGGAGAGCGACATTTCCCCGGCACCCCAAAAATCCCGCTGCCGTTTCCCGGAGAAATCTCGCCCGCTCCGGCAAAGGTGTTCGGAGGCAGGTCCCGAAATCTAGCCCCGGGatggaaaaataacttttcctgcccccccccccctccccaaatcccagcgactttcattttcctctcctctgtcaGTCCTGGGGTTTAATTCTCCGTGCTCAGCGGCGGTTCCCTCCCTGGTAATCACAAACAtgcatggaaaagagggaaggagagaaaggg contains:
- the CLCF1 gene encoding cardiotrophin-like cytokine factor 1 isoform X2, giving the protein MLNVAGELSGDSWGIFTFLCAALCNLPALPALNCTEELGAGQSIQKTYDLTRYLEHQLRTLAGTYLNYLGPPFNEPDFNPPRLARVERVPSATVDLDLWRGLTDNARLAANYRAYSRLLCYLRALDGQAGTAELRHRLGHFCSSLQGLVLSIAGVMSSLGYPLPAGPPAPPGTPVASNDFLKKMDDFWLLKELQTWLWRSAKDFNRLKKKVPPAVVTLRLEARGF
- the CLCF1 gene encoding cardiotrophin-like cytokine factor 1 isoform X1, which codes for MGTGVPLRCAGPLPARGPPTTHPPPLSRMELRAGDSWGIFTFLCAALCNLPALPALNCTEELGAGQSIQKTYDLTRYLEHQLRTLAGTYLNYLGPPFNEPDFNPPRLARVERVPSATVDLDLWRGLTDNARLAANYRAYSRLLCYLRALDGQAGTAELRHRLGHFCSSLQGLVLSIAGVMSSLGYPLPAGPPAPPGTPVASNDFLKKMDDFWLLKELQTWLWRSAKDFNRLKKKVPPAVVTLRLEARGF